A section of the Fusarium falciforme chromosome 8, complete sequence genome encodes:
- a CDS encoding C3H1-type domain-containing protein yields MSGYGYGPPPPPPSASAPPSYGPPAPSYPQHGQGRGGSHHGRGGRGGHYNGGRGDYHGSPQGHYEYSGQPYPPHHNAPPYGGSHPPAGSYPPPQPQWGPEHGHPPPHGHSPAPMSSNNYHPNYAPQPYPPSQYPQQPPYGGPQPYPYQGPPPPPNQSQWGGQGQPPQNHYGNGRPRGGYSDRGGPKPPMNGPIRPGYEHEGMAPPVNGYGQPYPHDPRAPPYPPAQYPYPGPPPPPGPPHQDGYYGHNRRGRGGFRDGNSRGRGGYHGNDKSRHHNKSGHNDSNHNKPEPPTLGKKKKRKMNTLGLTPGMDSESEDDEGEEKILTELIGQETIQIQDVAAFLAERKKHFPTKARVEAKKAAELAQNGEDKASSLEKQADKLRRQLRKVESSIKRKREQGDEGDEMRDPSEESSDDEPEVMSTRSHVAPPPPPPAKKADVSKHCKYYSTGGTCGKKGKCRFVHDPEVREAAMKEREANNGRLTIQQRLILNDKEQEDLTVLQSIDYLRKKGAIEAVEPSEVKDEGTKKVKAELPAQPPPSSLLPDAPASLPPPPVKREPALPRRNPPPSIVPGDNNSSQGIKHYQGWLLRPYGSTNGKSSKSDDLP; encoded by the exons GTCACTATGAGTACAGTGGTCAACCCTACCCTCCCCATCACAATGCTCCTCCATATGGAGGCTCCCACCCGCCGGCCGGAAGCTATCCACCGCCGCAGCCCCAATGGGGCCCTGAACATGGCCATCCTCCACCTCACGGGCATTCGCCCGCTCCCATGTCTTCCAACAACTACCACCCTAACTACGCTCCCCAGCCCTACCCTCCTTCTCAGTACCCGCAGCAGCCTCCGTATGGCGGTCCCCAGCCATATCCTTATCAAggccctcctccccctcctaaCCAATCCCAGTGGGGTGGTCAAGGACAACCGCCTCAGAACCACTACGGCAATGGCAGGCCACGAGGTGGCTATAGTGACCGTGGCGGACCGAAGCCTCCAATGAACGGCCCCATTCGCCCTGGGTATGAGCATGAAGGAATGGCACCACCTGTTAACGGTTATGGCCAGCCATATCCTCACGATCCTCGGGCACCCCCCTACCCCCCAGCGCAATACCCTTACCCtggccctcctccacctcctggACCACCTCACCAGGATGGCTACTATGGCCACAATCGCCGCGGCCGAGGTGGCTTTAGAGATGGGAACTCTCGAGGACGTGGAGGCTACCACGGAAACGACAAGTCCCGCCATCACAACAAGTCTGGCCACAATGACTCCAACCACAACAAGCCTGAACCTCCTACCTTGggtaagaagaagaagcggaagATGAACACGTTGGGTTTGACTCCTGGAATGGACTCGGAGtctgaggacgacgagggagaagagaagatctTGACTGAATTGATCGGGCAAGAGACCATCCA GATCCAAGATGTCGCGGCGTTCTTGGCGGAACGAAAGAAGCATTTCCCTACAAAGGCCCGTGTTGAGGCTAAGAAGGCTGCCGAGCTGGCACAAAACGGCGAAGACAAGGCTTCCTCGCTGGAGAAACAGGCCGACAAGCTCCGGCGACAGCTTCGCAAGGTTGAGTCGTCGATCAAGCGAAAGCGTGAACAAGGGGATGAGggtgatgagatgagagatCCGTCCGAAGAGTCTTCAGATGACGAGCCAGAAGTCATGTCTACTCGTTCCCACGtcgctcctccacctcctcctcccgcaaAGAAAGCCGACGTTTCCAAACACTGCAAATATTATTCCACTGGTGGAACATGcggcaagaagggcaagtgCCGCTTCGTACATGATCCCGAGGTCCGAGAGGCCGCCATGAAGGAACGCGAGGCCAACAATGGACGTCTGACTATTCAGCAACGCTTGATTCTCAACGACAAGGAGCAGGAAGACCTCACGGTCCTTCAGTCCATCGATTACCTCCGGAAGAAGGGAGCGATAGAAGCGGTCGAGCCAtccgaggtcaaggacgaaggcaccaagaaggtcaaggccgagctTCCCGCgcaacctcctccatctAGTTTGCTCCCCGATGCCCCGgcttccctccctccccctccagtCAAGCGGGAGCCTGCTTTGCCTCGTCGCAACCCACCACCTTCCATTGTTCCCGGCGACAATAACAGCAGCCAAGGAATCAAGCACTACCAAGGCTGGCTGCTGAGGCCTTATGGAAGCACCAACGGCAAGTCATCCAAGAGCGATGATCTGCCGTGA
- a CDS encoding 60S acidic ribosomal protein P2, giving the protein MKHLAAYLLLTLGGNASPSAADIKAVLESVGIEADDSRLETLISELKGKDIQELIAEGSEKLASVPSGGAGGAAAGGAAAGGAAAEEAKEEEKEEEAEESDEDMGFGLFD; this is encoded by the exons ATGAAGCACCTCGCAGCTTACCTTCTCCTCACCCTCGGCGGCAACGCCTCTCCCTCTGCCGCCGACATCAAGGCCGTTCTCGAGTCCGTCGGTATTGAGGCTGACGACTCCCGCCTCGAGACCCTGATCTCCgagctcaagggcaaggacatCCAGGAG CTCATTGCTGAGGGCTCTGAGAAGCTCGCTTCCGTTCCCTCCGGCggtgctggtggtgctgcCGCCGGTGGTGCTGCCGCCGGTggtgccgccgccgaggaggccaaggaggaggagaaggaggaggaggctgaggagtcCGACGAGGACATGGGCTTCGGTCTCTTCGACTAA